The genomic segment CATCGCCTTGGTAGGCCTTTACCCTACCAACTAACTAATGGACCGCGGGCTCATCTGATAGCGAAACTCCTTTGATCGCTTAACCGAATAAACGATGTCATCGGGTATTAGCAGCCGTTTCCAACTGTTATCCCCGTCTACCAGGTAGATCACCCACGTGTTACTCACCCGTTCGCCGCTCAGTCATACCCGGTAGCAAGCTACCAAATACGCTTCGCTCGACTTGCATGTGTTAAGCACGCCGCCAGCGTTCGTCCTGAGCCAGGATCAAACTCTCCAGTTTATATTTATAAAAAACATAAACTATCACCGTTAAATCCTTCACTCAAAATTATCTGGTCACAAGATCTCTTAATAGAGACCCTTCCTTACCCTATCCAGTTTTCAAAGAGCGGATTCCGTACTCACCAGATTTTGTTCATCCGTTATGGCAAATATATGGAGCAGCTTCATGTTTCCTGCTGCTCCTATGGTGTGAGCACGACCTTTTAATATTAGCATGGCCTTTTTTCTTTGTCAAACGTTTTTTGACTTTTTTTGCTTAAAATGAAACTTTTTTATTCTCCGGCCTGTTTCGGCCGAAGGGTGGGGAAAAGAATTACATCCCGGATAGAGATATTGTCGGTTAAAAGCATGATCATCCTGTCGATTCCGATTCCCAAACCACCTGCCGGGGGCATCCCGTATTCAAGCGCAGTGATAAAGTCTTCATCCATCACATGAGCCTCATCGTCACCTGCTTCACGCCTTGATAGCTGCTGTTCAAATCTTTCGCGCTGGTCGATGGGGTCGTTCAGCTCGGTAAAGGCATTGGCAATCTCCCAACCGGCTATAAAGCCTTCAAAACGGATAGTCAGGCGGGGGTCTTCAGGCATCTTTTTGGCCAGAGGCGATACCTCGATGGGAAACCCGGTAACAAAAATAGGCGAGATAAGCTGTTCTTCACAAAATTCCTCGAAAAACAGGTAGAGAATATCGCCCCAGGACATCCCTTTGTCCAGTTCAAGGCCGGCTTTCCTGGCAGCATCAAAGGCAGCAGTAGCATCCGGAAGTTGAGAGAAATCAACTCCTGAATATTTACGAACAACTTCGATCATTGACTCACGCGGCCAGGGAGGAGTAAGATCCAGTTCCTTCCCCTGAAAGGTAAGCTTACCGGTACCGAAGACTTTTACTGCAATCTGGAAAATAAGATTTTCGGTAATCCTCATCATATCTTCATAGTCGGCGTAATTCTGGTAAATCTCAACAGAAGTAAATTCAGGGTTATGGATAGTTGAGATGCCTTCGTTGCGAAAGATCCGCCCTATTTCGTATACCTTATCAAGTCCACCTACCAGGAGCCTTTTCAGATGGAGCTCGGTTGCTATACGCAGATAAAGCTTTATATCCAGCGCATTATGGTGGGTTATGAAAGGACGGGCTAAAGCACCACCGGCTATGGTCTGCATGATCGGGGTTTCCACTTCCAAAAATCCCCATTCATTCAACAATTGACGCATGGTAGAAATAATACGGCTGCGGTTTATAAATGTCTGTTTTACTTCCTGATTAACAATCAGGTCAACGTATCTCTGCCGGTAACGCAGCTCCACATCTTTTAAACCATGCCATTTTTCTGGCAGCGGACGCAAAGCCTTGGATAAATAGGTAAAGTCTGTGACCTTGATGGTGATCTCTCCGCGCTGGGTTCTGAAAACCTCGCCGGTTATACCGAGAAAATCACCAATATCAACCAGCTCGAGGATGTCATATTTTTCATCCCCGAGATCATCTTTCCTAAAATAAACTTGAATTTGCCCATGATAATCCTGAAGGTGGGCAAATGTAGCTTTGCCGTGGGAGCGGAAGCTGATCAGCCGACCAGCAACGGTAACATTCTTTCCTTCCAGGGAATCAAAATGATCTATAATTTCATTTGAATAATGATCTGCTTCAAACTTTGAACCGAAAGGCTCTATGCCTCTTTTCCTTAATTCTTCCATTTTCCGCCGCCTGACCTGCAGCAGTTCACTCATTTGTTGTTCCTGCTCCATCATATAACCTCCGGACAGCTTAGTTTACTGCTTCAATTTTATACTTTACAGTTCCGGCAGGAACCTTAATTTCTACCTGCTCACCAACAGTCCTGCCCATAATCGCTTTTCCGACCGGTGATTCATTCGAGATTTTCTTATCTGTCGGATCCGCTTCAGCAGTACTAACCAGTGTATATTCTTGTTTTTCATTAAGGTCCAGATCTTTAAGTATCACCGTCGAACCAAGCACAATATGAAGATCATCATTGTCCTCTTTTTCCAGTATACGCGCTCTTCTCAGCATTTTTTCCAGGGTGATAATTCTACCCTCGATGAAGGCCTGTTCATTCTTGGCATCTTCATATTCAGAGTTATCTGTTATGTCGCCAAACGATATGGCTTCCTTGATGCGCGCAGCAATTTCCTTACGTTTAACACTTCGAAGATGGTTTAACTCTTTCTCCAGTTTATCCAAACCGCCTTTTGTCAGTAGTAACTCATCATTTGTTTTTTCCATATTGGTTTGCCCCCTTTCACATTGTGTGGTATACACACTAACATGACTATAGTATAAATCTGCTGTTGTAACTGTCTGAGCTGTTAAAATAAAGAACGGCTTCATCATATCTGCACGAAGCCAGTAAAGATAAAGATAGTGTCAAGCCAAACTCGACACCGATGACACAGAATCTTCAATTTTTGCTATATTATAAAGTCTTCCCATGTTCTTGTCAAGATTAATTATCCCTGAAGATTAACAATTCTGGGCACCAGGTTGATTTCTTTTAAAAGCTGATTATATTGTTCTTCACTCAGTTCATTTTTACCCCCGCCCATACAAACCAGAAGGGCTTCCATCACATTTGTTCCAAAGGAACGCCCTTCCATTTCAGGAGTAGTTGTGATCAAGGTTTTTACTCCCCTGTTTTTCAAAAAATCAATGTCAGATCTGGTTACTGTATTCGTTATTATAATTCTACCGGGTAGCTGTTCCGGCATATAGCGATGGATAAAATGAAAGTCACCGGCGATTATCTCATTTTCAAGAAAGTATTTGGTGAACCGCGGCTTGTTAACGGTCTGTTTTTCTCCTGTGGGATAAATCATCGTGAAGGGGAGCTGGCCGACGATGGGTGCCAGGATCCTGGCAATGGCCGCAAGTGTTTTCAAAGAAGAGAGGGATTTGGGAACTCCAAGGATATATGGTAGATCTCCATAAGTCATTATGCAACCAGCCTTTTCCAAAGCCTGGGCCATACCGAGCCTGTCCATGGCACACATGAGGAGTACTTTTCGTGGGGATTCAAAGATATCGGTATTTTCTGCAAGATACTCAATTGCCCGGCGTTCCAGGGTATTTTTCAGGCCGGAACCATCGACAATCGGAGTTTTCCGGGCTGCCCTGACAATCCTCCGTGCATCACGTATCTCATAACGACGGTCAACAGCATATATGTATAAATCCATCCCACCAAGACCGAAAGCATCGACCTTTCCATCGAGCTCTTCAATTTTTTCAATCATTTTCTTCATATTGCCGTCAGTACCGATTCGTTCAATCTTGTACTGCTCGCCTTTTAATTCAACGGTAACCATGTGATCTCTTTCTGATGAACCGAGGCTAATCCCCACAATGTGTTTCAACAGTTTTGATCTCCCTTCGTTCCTGATCTCGATTTAGAACCATATCAAGTGTTTGATTAAAAAGGTCTAGGTTTACCTCCCGGTCTTCCTGGATCGGGGTAGAGCCAAGATTGATATATACAATCTGAATATCCAGCAGAGCTTCTGCAAGCTGCCGCCATTTATCAGAGGTAATCATAATCAGGGTATCAAATTCTCTTAAACGCTTCACGAGTTCTAGCACTCGATTGAAAAAATCAAGAGCCTGTTTGTCGCGAACCATATCCCAACGTTCTTCATTGGTCATGAGCAGGTAGAAATCAAGTCCTGCAGCACGGCATATATCTGCAATAGTATCCCTATTGGCCAGAGGAAAGCCGATGACGGCAACCCGGTTCCCCTTGCGAATCTCACCTACCGATTCAAGACGGGAAACAAAACTGCGATCCAGCTGCAACCGTTTAGCCGATTCCTGTTGAGAATATCCCTGTTCGCGAAGGTCGAGCGCTTTTTCCACGATCCTGCTTGCTTTTTCAAGGCTAACCATCTTTTCGCCAATCCTGAATATACGGTCTGTATTCATTTCACCTTTTACCTTTTCCCAGCAATGTGCACAAGATTGTGATCGCCTCTATTTTAGCATTAAGGTTCTCATGGAGCAAACAAATTACATTTTCAGACCTTTTTCAGAAATTCTTCAAGAATTGCTTTAAGCTCATCATAACTTGTAATGGCAGTCAGCTTATGTCTTATAGCGGCAGCGCCCGGGATCCCCCGTATATACCAGTTTGCATGTCGACGCATTTCGCGGGCTGCTAAAATTTCACCTTTAAAATTATTCAGGAGCATAAAATGTTTATAGATCATGTGAACAATTTCAGTAAGTGTAGGTTCTTGTGGTTCAGGTTTACCCTCAAGTTTTGCCCTGACAGAGTTAAAGATCCATGGATTGCCCCTGGCAGCCCTCCCGATCATGATTCCATCACAACCGGTATACCTGAACATAGCTTCAGCAGCCTGAGGCGAATTAATATCCCCATTACCGATTACCGGAATAGTTAAAGCAGCTTTAACAGCAGTAATCGAGTCCCAATCGGCCCTGCCGCTGTAACCCTGTTCGACAGTCCGCCCGTGAACGGTTACAGCGCCAATTCCTTCTGCTTCTGCTCTTCTTGCTACATCCACTACATTTGTAAAATATTCGTTCCAGCCTTTACGCAGTTTGACAGTAACCGGACAGTTTACAGCAGATACCACAGCCCTGAAAATGCTGCTGCATAATTTCGGTTCACGCATCAGGGCTCCACCTTCACTATTGCGGGTTATTTTTCTTGTCGGGCAGCCCAGGTTAAGATCAATAAAATCAGCACCTACATTTTCAATGATAGAAGCTGCTTCAGCCATGATTACAGGATCTGATCCAAAGATCTGAAAGCCAATAGGCCGTTCTTGATCTGTATGGTAAAAAAGGTTATACGTACGCCTTCCATTATAGACGACACCCTTGGCACTGATCATTTCTGTGTAAACCAGAGGACATCCCTGCTCTTTGGCTATAAGGCGAAACGGGTGATTGGTTATACCGGCCATCGGGGCTAAAGCCAGGCCGGGTGAAATTTTGATTGAACCAAAAGTGAGGGACATTAGCTATTCTCCGCTTAAGCGCCAAGACCGAGGCTTCTTGATCGACGTTGTTCCATCAAATCAACAAATGCTTCGAGTCTGGTTTGTACCCCTGCTGCTCCGGTCTGCTCATCAATAAAAAGGGTGAGAACAGGAATACCATATTCTTTCGTCAAATGAGGAACAAGACTTTTGGCAACTATTTCAGGAATACAAGAAAAGGGAGCAAGCTGGACAACTCCATCATACCCTATCTTTGAATAACGAATAATATCACCAACACTGTTTTGACCGTGACCACCGATTTTCTGACCAAGATATGGCATAGCCAATCGTCTGCTGCCCATATCACCTTTTGTTGAAAGAACATCATGTTTTGTATAACTGGTTAAATAAATGCTGCGCCTTACTTCAACGCCCATGTGGCCGAGTTGTTCTTCAAGATAGAAGTTGGCGAACGGTTCCAGTTGAACATAAATCTCTCCGATGATGCCTACTTTCAGCGGCTGCTTACTTTCATCATGTGGAACCTGCTTTAGAAGCTTCCCTGCTTCTGCACCGGCTTCCACGATTTCAGGATAGGTCTTAGCCTCACGCACCATGTCCAGCGCTTTATTAAAAGCTTTTGATGTCGTCCCATGGGTACATTCCCGGGCTCTAACACTCTGCGTCGTCATTTCTAAATCATCAATAACTGAGAGCTTGGTATAAGCTCTTTTTATTGTTCTCCAAAGGTATGCCCAGGAATGACTGCCTTTGAGTTTTTTTAACTGCCGGATAAAGTGACCAGGTTTGCGGAGCGGAGGCCAGAAAAAGATAAAGTCGGGATCATAACCTATATCTCGTAAAATTCGGTGATGCAGTTCACCATAGAGGCCGGCCCTGCAAGGACCATACCCCCCACCACTGGCCAGTGTATCGGCTCCACGCTGCAAACACTCAATATATGTTCCCAAAACTATCTTAAAGGGGATACAGGCAAACTCCGGCGAATATTTAGCGCCCAAAGCCAAGGTCTGGCGAGTAGGGCGGTAAGGTGTTATCGATTCATGTCCAAGGTCTTCAAGAATCATTTCTATAATAGGGGTTAATGTTCCCATATGTCCGAACCCAACCTTCATAACTTTAACCTCCAGTAAGTTATCTACTACAACGAATTGTCCAGTTAGTACAAAATATCGTTTTACTATTTTATAACTTTTAAGGGCACTTTACAAGAAAGTGCCCATTAATAGGAATGCTTCATATGATAATTCATATATTGATTAAGCAAGGTACCGGCGAGCCAGTTTTTTGAGGAATGCGGTTTTGAAACGCAGGCTGGCAACATCATTACGTTCATTCCTGCCGTGAACTGTAATCCTCGCCTGCTGGTCATAATTTTTATCCATATGACCAATACCATAGGAAGGTATCCCGGCACTACGCAGGTATTTAGAATCTGTTGAGCCAGCTGAGATTGCCGGCAGACAAATCGCATCGGAACCAGCCATATCCAGTGTAACTGTCTCCATCAGTTTATAGAATGGATCATCGGCACTGGAAAATGTTGGCATTTGATATTCGGTAAATTCAATTTCTATTTCCTCACCGATAACCGGGCGCAACTCTTTTTCAACATAAGCTTTATCCTGTCCGGGTAAAATCCTGATATCTACTTCCGCTTCGCAAAAATCAGGCACTATGTTCGTTTTTGTCCCACCCTGTATAATGTTAGGTGATATTGTCATTCGGGTCATGGAACGCAGAGTTTCTGTAAACGCTTTATTCAGTCCCATTTCTTCAAGCATTTTGTCAACCTTTTCCGGACTTACAGAACTACTATTAGCCCCACAGAGTACAGCAAGTTTACCCAATAATTTCTCGACTTCCGGGATCAATACTACTTGCGAGCGGTATTCATGAAGTTTACTCAACGCCCGGGCAAGCTTAACCACGGCATTGTCGGCAAGTGTTGGGACTGAACCGTGGCCTGCAACACCTTTCGCTCTCAATTTACACCAGGCAATCCCCTTCTCCCCAACCTGGAAAAAGTAGATCATCTTATCTCCCTGAAAGATTGGCTGCTCAGCGCCTTCATTAATAGCGTAATCAGCCATCAGTTTTTCAGGGTATTTATCGATCAGGTAGCCTGCTCCAAGCGTGCCGCCCTTTTCTTCATCGGCCATAGCCGCGATAATCAGTTCACCGTTCAAAGGCAGACCTTCAGAGAACAGTTCCAAAGCAGAAACAACCTGGGCCGCTGTAAGGTCCTTACAGTCCAATGAACCCCGCCCATATATAATGCCGTCTTTAATTTCACCGCCAAATGGGTCAAAATCCCAGTCATCACCGGCCGGGACAACATCTATGTGAGAAACAAATAGCAGGCGTTTCGAGCCTTTTCCGATCCGGGCTATAAAACTGCCTCGTCCTGTTTCAGGCTCGATAACCTCGCCATCAACTCCGAAATCAGCAAATAGTTTCTTCAGGTAAACTGCTACTGCTGTCTCATTACCCGGTGGATTTGAACTATTTATACGAATCAGATCACTTAACACATTTTCTGGGGTAAGTTTCAATGTTTGTCCACTCCCGTTAGCAGGGACATGCTTTTACAGCATGTCCCCGTTATTTAATATCATGTTGAATTTGCTTGATTTTTCAGCAAGGAAGCTGTAAAAATTTATGCCCCTAGCTTCTGCTTGCTCTGCAATCTTGTTTTCCAGGCATGTAAAGCCAGGGCAGCACCAATAACCCCATAAGCGACAAATACCCGGAAGTATTCTCCAATCTGTGCATCTCCATACAGCTCCCGTCCGGCTGCAGGAGCTACGATAAAGAGGGTATGAAATAGAAAAACCCCCAGCAATGCCTGTCCAATAGTAGCCTTTGAAACAGTAGCTCCTCCGATCAATATAGCTGCAATAGCATAGAAACCAATCTGCTCATGGCTACCGTAAGTACTCCAGGCACCCATATTCTGTAGAAAAATTATATGGCCCCATGAGGCAAATACTGTGGAGAATATTATAGCAATAATCCTCACTTTATCAACTTCGATTCCCGAAACGGCAGCTATATGACGATCCTGTCCAACAGTTCTCATATCCTGTCCAAGTTTGGTGCGGGAAAAGAAGGTCAGAAAAATACATAGTCCGGCAATGGCAATCCATGTAGCCACTGGAACACGAATATTATTGATCATAGACCCGCTTGATATAATAATGATCCCTCCAACTATAAAGGCCACAGCAAGGACAATTCCAAAGTAAAAACGGGATTTTGCATCACCTTCTTTATCTGATCCGATGAAGCTAACTCCCTGATACAAGGCCATTATACCACCTATGATCACTATCATAATGGGCAGTGACAACCTGTATACGTCATCTAAGCCGTAGCGCAGGCCACCTGTAAGGTCTATAGTGGTTCTGATCCCAACTCCAGAACTAAGCAACAGGACTTCGTTATCCATAGGTATAACGCCACCAACCAGCTGGAGGAAGATAAACCAGTAGATGCCGGCAGCAAAAAAACCAAGGATTAACCCGGTGATCATTTCCTGACCTTTGGTCCTGTTAAAAAGTTTACCGGTCATATAACCCAAAAGTATAGAAAGAGGGGTAACCAGAACGATACAGAGCAAAATACCGGGAAAACCGACTACCCCCCAATCGGTAACGAAAATAATGATTGCCTGGGCAGCCATTGCGCCCAAAACTATTGAAAAGTTTAAACCCATCCCTGCAATGACAGGGATGATTAGAGCCAGGACCAAAAATGAATTTCGGGAAACACGGGAGATAATATCAGTAAGATAGAGCGTGGAATTCATTCCTGATAGGTAAAGTCCTATAATACTTAAAACTATGAACATTATGGTAACCATGTGTTTCGTCAGAAATTCAACCACTGCTTTTTTATATTTTGAAGTTGGCTTTTTTGTATGTATATCAGCTGCTTTTTTACTCATCTTAATCCCCCCCCGAAACAATTTGCGTTAGAGCGTAGAGAATAATACCATTCTGAATAACGACCCTTGAGATTTCAGCCATGCTGGCCATATCCTGGGTAAAGATATTAAAGACAGGCATGGCAACAACCAGAATACCCTGGAAGAGAACAACCCCGATAATCACATTGGCAATCGATGCCTTTTTAATCGATGCCCCTCCAATAAGGATCGCAGCAACAGCAATCATGGGCATAAAATGCGGGCCCTCATATAGCTGATAAAAACCAAAACTTTGTGCATAAACTAGTATACCAACGGCTCCGAGTATAGTAGAAACAATTGACCCAATGATACGCTGCCCATCAACATTTATTCCGGCTGCAGTAGCAAAACGCGGATTATCTCCGGCAGCCTGCATGGCCACTCCTGTTTTTGTTCTCATGAACAACCAGACAAGCAGGCAGCAAAAAAGAAAAAACAGGATCAAACCAGTTGGAATAACTACACCACCAACAGTAAACGACCACGTACTGTTAAGAAGTTGCGCTAAACCGCGGTTAACAAGTGATATGGTTACGCGAACACCACGGCCAATCGGCCAGGCCATTTCCGGGTTATTGAATGGAGCAAGCAGCCAAAATATTTTCATCAGAGAAACAGCAGACCATCCGATAAACATGGCAAACATCATTTCCGAACCCTTTACCTTGTTCATCAGCCAACCGTAACCGAAGCCGACAATTACCGCAAAAGGAAGGGAAAAGATTATGGCCATCATAAAATTTGTATACCCATCGAACTGATTCTCCATGGAAATCAATCCACCGACCAGGCCGCATAAGATACCCAGCGAGACACCAAAGTTAGGTCCCGTTCCACAGGCAATTGAAGGCAGGATGGCCAGGACAAGAACTCCATTCATGGCAATCCTGACCAAACTTGAAGACATTAAATCAGGAAAATTTATGTCAAGCACTACAGCCATGAAACATAAAAGAAGGAAGAAGCCTAATATGATCAACCTGGGCAGTCCAAAATTGGTATAAAAGCTTTTCAATAAACTCAGCATCAATTATGCCCCCTTCCTGCTTTTTTGCCCGGCCATCATCAAGCCGAAATCGGCATCCGAATCGTCGGGTTTGAGAATACCGGCCAGCATTCCATCGGTTATGATGGCAATCCGGTCACATACACTTCGCAGTTCAGCAAGTTCGCTGGAGGTCATTATAATAGTCATACCCAATTCCTCGTTAAGTTTGACCAGTGTTTCCAGAACAAGTCTCTTGGCCCCGATATCGATTCCCCGGGTCGGTTCAGAAACCAGTAATATATCGGGATCAAGGGTCAATGCCCGGGCAATACAGACCTTTTGTTGGTTACCACCGCTTAGTCTTCGTACCAGTTGACCAGGACCGGTACATCGTATATCAAGCTCTTTAATCATTTTCAGGGCTTGCTCTCTGATTGTTGAATGATCAATTTGGGTCATAAATCCTAATTTTTTAAGAAAACGATTTTGATTTTGGATAGCTGTAATTACAATGTTCATCTCAATAGAGGAACCAAGCAAGAGACCTACTCCCCTGCGATCTTCCGATAAAAATGCTATTTTCTTTTTCATTGATTCACGGGGACTGTTCAGCGTAAGAGCTTCTCCATTGATCAGAACTTCTCCACTGGCCGGGTAGAGACCCATGATTCCGTTCGCCAAACCGATCTTACCCTGTCCGGCAAGTCCGCCAATCCCGAGGATTTCTCCTTTGTGAACATCCAGGTTTAAACCTTTAACTTTTTCCCCGGGCATTCTGACCGATAAATTTTTCATGCTTAGAACAACCTGGTCATGTTTTACCTGATCGGTCCGGCGGGCCATAGTTTCAATTTTTCTGCCGACCATCAATTCTGCGAGTTCAACAATATTCGTTTCATTGGCACGTTTTGTTGCAACAAGACGACCGTCGCGCAAAACGGTAATATTTTCAGCCACCTCCAGAACCTCGTCAAGGCGATGGGTTATAAACAAAATTGAAATTCCCTGCTTCGATATCTTTTGCATTGCTTTAAGCAGGTTAGAGGCTTCACTCTCGGCCAGTACAGCGGTAGGTTCATCAAAAACCATCATCTTTATGTTCGCTTTATCAATTTCTCTTGCTATTTCAGTAAACTGCATGTAGCCAACAGGTAGTCCGGCTACTTTAACATATTCTTCAATATCCATATCAAGAGTATCAAGAGCTTTTCGGGCATCTTTATTCATAGTTTTGAAATCTAGTGATTTCATCTTTTTGCCAAAAAAACGACTAACAAAATTGTCTTTCAAAATTTCACGGTTAAGTTTAATATTTTCAGTTATTGTGTAGTTAGGCAACAGCATGAATTCCTGGTGAACCATACCTATGCCTTCTTCCATTGCCTG from the Bacillota bacterium genome contains:
- a CDS encoding ABC transporter permease, encoding MLSLLKSFYTNFGLPRLIILGFFLLLCFMAVVLDINFPDLMSSSLVRIAMNGVLVLAILPSIACGTGPNFGVSLGILCGLVGGLISMENQFDGYTNFMMAIIFSLPFAVIVGFGYGWLMNKVKGSEMMFAMFIGWSAVSLMKIFWLLAPFNNPEMAWPIGRGVRVTISLVNRGLAQLLNSTWSFTVGGVVIPTGLILFFLFCCLLVWLFMRTKTGVAMQAAGDNPRFATAAGINVDGQRIIGSIVSTILGAVGILVYAQSFGFYQLYEGPHFMPMIAVAAILIGGASIKKASIANVIIGVVLFQGILVVAMPVFNIFTQDMASMAEISRVVIQNGIILYALTQIVSGGD
- a CDS encoding sugar ABC transporter ATP-binding protein produces the protein MSGQQFLLQMKDVGKSYYGTTVLSDIQLSLKPGEIHAIVGENGAGKSTLMNILFGMPVIHSTGGFSGEILIEGKHVDITSPQQAMEEGIGMVHQEFMLLPNYTITENIKLNREILKDNFVSRFFGKKMKSLDFKTMNKDARKALDTLDMDIEEYVKVAGLPVGYMQFTEIAREIDKANIKMMVFDEPTAVLAESEASNLLKAMQKISKQGISILFITHRLDEVLEVAENITVLRDGRLVATKRANETNIVELAELMVGRKIETMARRTDQVKHDQVVLSMKNLSVRMPGEKVKGLNLDVHKGEILGIGGLAGQGKIGLANGIMGLYPASGEVLINGEALTLNSPRESMKKKIAFLSEDRRGVGLLLGSSIEMNIVITAIQNQNRFLKKLGFMTQIDHSTIREQALKMIKELDIRCTGPGQLVRRLSGGNQQKVCIARALTLDPDILLVSEPTRGIDIGAKRLVLETLVKLNEELGMTIIMTSSELAELRSVCDRIAIITDGMLAGILKPDDSDADFGLMMAGQKSRKGA
- a CDS encoding quinate 5-dehydrogenase; translation: MKHIVGISLGSSERDHMVTVELKGEQYKIERIGTDGNMKKMIEKIEELDGKVDAFGLGGMDLYIYAVDRRYEIRDARRIVRAARKTPIVDGSGLKNTLERRAIEYLAENTDIFESPRKVLLMCAMDRLGMAQALEKAGCIMTYGDLPYILGVPKSLSSLKTLAAIARILAPIVGQLPFTMIYPTGEKQTVNKPRFTKYFLENEIIAGDFHFIHRYMPEQLPGRIIITNTVTRSDIDFLKNRGVKTLITTTPEMEGRSFGTNVMEALLVCMGGGKNELSEEQYNQLLKEINLVPRIVNLQG
- the greA gene encoding transcription elongation factor GreA; amino-acid sequence: MEKTNDELLLTKGGLDKLEKELNHLRSVKRKEIAARIKEAISFGDITDNSEYEDAKNEQAFIEGRIITLEKMLRRARILEKEDNDDLHIVLGSTVILKDLDLNEKQEYTLVSTAEADPTDKKISNESPVGKAIMGRTVGEQVEIKVPAGTVKYKIEAVN
- the dusB gene encoding tRNA dihydrouridine synthase DusB; this encodes MSLTFGSIKISPGLALAPMAGITNHPFRLIAKEQGCPLVYTEMISAKGVVYNGRRTYNLFYHTDQERPIGFQIFGSDPVIMAEAASIIENVGADFIDLNLGCPTRKITRNSEGGALMREPKLCSSIFRAVVSAVNCPVTVKLRKGWNEYFTNVVDVARRAEAEGIGAVTVHGRTVEQGYSGRADWDSITAVKAALTIPVIGNGDINSPQAAEAMFRYTGCDGIMIGRAARGNPWIFNSVRAKLEGKPEPQEPTLTEIVHMIYKHFMLLNNFKGEILAAREMRRHANWYIRGIPGAAAIRHKLTAITSYDELKAILEEFLKKV
- a CDS encoding M20/M25/M40 family metallo-hydrolase, with amino-acid sequence MKLTPENVLSDLIRINSSNPPGNETAVAVYLKKLFADFGVDGEVIEPETGRGSFIARIGKGSKRLLFVSHIDVVPAGDDWDFDPFGGEIKDGIIYGRGSLDCKDLTAAQVVSALELFSEGLPLNGELIIAAMADEEKGGTLGAGYLIDKYPEKLMADYAINEGAEQPIFQGDKMIYFFQVGEKGIAWCKLRAKGVAGHGSVPTLADNAVVKLARALSKLHEYRSQVVLIPEVEKLLGKLAVLCGANSSSVSPEKVDKMLEEMGLNKAFTETLRSMTRMTISPNIIQGGTKTNIVPDFCEAEVDIRILPGQDKAYVEKELRPVIGEEIEIEFTEYQMPTFSSADDPFYKLMETVTLDMAGSDAICLPAISAGSTDSKYLRSAGIPSYGIGHMDKNYDQQARITVHGRNERNDVASLRFKTAFLKKLARRYLA
- a CDS encoding transcriptional regulator, with the translated sequence MNTDRIFRIGEKMVSLEKASRIVEKALDLREQGYSQQESAKRLQLDRSFVSRLESVGEIRKGNRVAVIGFPLANRDTIADICRAAGLDFYLLMTNEERWDMVRDKQALDFFNRVLELVKRLREFDTLIMITSDKWRQLAEALLDIQIVYINLGSTPIQEDREVNLDLFNQTLDMVLNRDQERREIKTVETHCGD
- a CDS encoding ABC transporter permease produces the protein MSKKAADIHTKKPTSKYKKAVVEFLTKHMVTIMFIVLSIIGLYLSGMNSTLYLTDIISRVSRNSFLVLALIIPVIAGMGLNFSIVLGAMAAQAIIIFVTDWGVVGFPGILLCIVLVTPLSILLGYMTGKLFNRTKGQEMITGLILGFFAAGIYWFIFLQLVGGVIPMDNEVLLLSSGVGIRTTIDLTGGLRYGLDDVYRLSLPIMIVIIGGIMALYQGVSFIGSDKEGDAKSRFYFGIVLAVAFIVGGIIIISSGSMINNIRVPVATWIAIAGLCIFLTFFSRTKLGQDMRTVGQDRHIAAVSGIEVDKVRIIAIIFSTVFASWGHIIFLQNMGAWSTYGSHEQIGFYAIAAILIGGATVSKATIGQALLGVFLFHTLFIVAPAAGRELYGDAQIGEYFRVFVAYGVIGAALALHAWKTRLQSKQKLGA
- the lysS gene encoding lysine--tRNA ligase, with product MMEQEQQMSELLQVRRRKMEELRKRGIEPFGSKFEADHYSNEIIDHFDSLEGKNVTVAGRLISFRSHGKATFAHLQDYHGQIQVYFRKDDLGDEKYDILELVDIGDFLGITGEVFRTQRGEITIKVTDFTYLSKALRPLPEKWHGLKDVELRYRQRYVDLIVNQEVKQTFINRSRIISTMRQLLNEWGFLEVETPIMQTIAGGALARPFITHHNALDIKLYLRIATELHLKRLLVGGLDKVYEIGRIFRNEGISTIHNPEFTSVEIYQNYADYEDMMRITENLIFQIAVKVFGTGKLTFQGKELDLTPPWPRESMIEVVRKYSGVDFSQLPDATAAFDAARKAGLELDKGMSWGDILYLFFEEFCEEQLISPIFVTGFPIEVSPLAKKMPEDPRLTIRFEGFIAGWEIANAFTELNDPIDQRERFEQQLSRREAGDDEAHVMDEDFITALEYGMPPAGGLGIGIDRMIMLLTDNISIRDVILFPTLRPKQAGE
- a CDS encoding CoA protein activase, whose amino-acid sequence is MKVGFGHMGTLTPIIEMILEDLGHESITPYRPTRQTLALGAKYSPEFACIPFKIVLGTYIECLQRGADTLASGGGYGPCRAGLYGELHHRILRDIGYDPDFIFFWPPLRKPGHFIRQLKKLKGSHSWAYLWRTIKRAYTKLSVIDDLEMTTQSVRARECTHGTTSKAFNKALDMVREAKTYPEIVEAGAEAGKLLKQVPHDESKQPLKVGIIGEIYVQLEPFANFYLEEQLGHMGVEVRRSIYLTSYTKHDVLSTKGDMGSRRLAMPYLGQKIGGHGQNSVGDIIRYSKIGYDGVVQLAPFSCIPEIVAKSLVPHLTKEYGIPVLTLFIDEQTGAAGVQTRLEAFVDLMEQRRSRSLGLGA